One Neovison vison isolate M4711 chromosome 2, ASM_NN_V1, whole genome shotgun sequence genomic window carries:
- the SDC3 gene encoding syndecan-3: protein MRFSPDVAMAVSTTPAVLPTVDIQPVGTPLEELPSGHPTPEPATSPPVVTEVPEEERSQRATTISTPMATTAATTAGALTVATVPATVATAAPSLPAAPPSTATTSVIRTTGVRRLLPLPLTTAVTARATTPAAPAPPTTVAVLDTEAPTPRMVSTATSRPRALPRPATTQEPDIPEKSTLPLGTTAPGPTEVAQTPTPESVLTTIRDEPEVPVSGGPSGDFELPEEETTQPDTANEVVAVGGAAAKPSAPPGALPKGARPGPGLLDNAIDSGSSAAQLPQRSILERKEVLVAVIVGGVVGALFAAFLVTLLIYRMKKKDEGSYTLEEPKQASVTYQKPDKQEEFYA from the exons ATGCGGTTCAGCCCAGACGTGGCCATGGCGGTGTCGACCACGCCTGCAGTGCTGCCCACCGTGGACATCCAGCCTGTGGGTACCCCGTTGGAAGAGCTCCCTTCTGGGCACCCCACCCCGGAGCCAGCCACTAGCCCCCCCGTGGTGACCGAGGTACCAGAAGAAGAACGCAGCCAGAGAGCCACGACCATCTCCACTCCCATGGCTACCACAGCTGCTACGACTGCGGGGGCCCTAACTGTGGCCACGGTGCCTGCCACGGTGGCCACTGCCGCCCCCAGCCTCCCCGCGGCCCCCCCTTCCACGGCCACCACCTCCGTCATAAGGACCACCGGTGTGCGGAGGCTTCTGCCTCTTCCATTGACCACGGCAGTCACGGCCCGGGCCACCACTCCAGCGGCACCTGCACCTCCCACCACGGTGGCTGTCTTGGACACAGAGGCCCCGACACCTAGGATGGTCAGCACAGCTACCTCCAGGCCAAGGGCCCTTCCCAGGCCAGCTACCACCCAGGAGCCTGACATCCCCGAGAAGAGCACCTTGCCCCTGGGGACCACTGCCCCTGGACCCACGGAAGTGGCTCAG ACCCCAACTCCGGAGTCCGTCCTGACCACGATCCGGGATGAGCCTGAGGTGCCTGTGAGTGGGGGGCCCAGCGGGGACTTTGAGCTGCCAGAGGAGGAAACCACACAGCCAGACACAGCCAATGAGGTGGTGGCCGTGGGCGGGGCCGCCGCCAAGCCATCAGCTCCACCTGGGGCGCTGCCCAAGGGTGCACGCCCAGGCCCCGGCCTCCTGGACAACGCCATCGACTCAGGCAGCTCGGCGGCTCAGCTGCCCCAGAGAAGCATCCTGGAGCGGAAGGAGGTGCTCGTAG CTGTGATTGTAGGTGGGGTGGTGGGCGCCCTGTTCGCTGCCTTCCTGGTCACCTTACTCATCTACCGCATGAAAAAGAAGGACGAGGGAAGCTACACCTTGGAGGAGCCCAAGCAGGCGAGCGTCACGTACCAGAAGCCTGACAAGCAGGAGGAGTTCTACGCCTAG